From a single Nymphaea colorata isolate Beijing-Zhang1983 chromosome 4, ASM883128v2, whole genome shotgun sequence genomic region:
- the LOC116252956 gene encoding uncharacterized protein LOC116252956: MAQGERTEARVHPVCAWTLESGGGRRDFREKRKRLRRDGRKMAWLAKSLANSFNSDEKDDGDSGDTNGRGVKEDLSELTKSFTRQLWGVASFLAPPPPDHPSSSSSPPAAAAAAGGGSSAPSDPASGSFVKESADNAEIPGESPRMSGIRSDLSEIGGRFRTEISRLASGNKAVSEISRFASSFLPFGSGDEEGYSEGIRDEAIAGAVGVTEEVLTFARNISMHPETWLDFPLFTDDEDDDDFEMSDAQQDHALAVERLAPRLAALRIELCPGHMSEGCFWKIYFVLLHSRLSKHDAELLSTPQIVQARSMLQELQNHAKTTTGRTESSTYAEETGSRLLPQEGTSVSDIESSYRGAALEPSKSINVEIESEKLSTNNDSRFVDKSVIDEKSFIQNEDILTRIVQVSSDAFEEDGDDWLEESAEISGSGHVTTALVDEDVSFSDLEEDDDNCVPTRSNAKDASASSADGSRGRVQLNDVAVEDHRSTASSYMLDNKNLSAKDTKDGDPGKPTEGGESNDWLSLDEIDVA; this comes from the exons ATGGCTCAAGGGGAGCGGACAGAGGCAAGAGTGCATCCCGTGTGCGCGTGGACGTTGGAATCAGGGGGCGGAAGAAGGGATTTtcgggaaaagagaaaaagattgaGAAGGGACGGACGGAAAATGGCGTGGCTGGCCAAGTCTCTGGCGAATTCCTTCAACTCCGATGAGAAGGACGATGGCGACAGCGGTGATACGAACGGCAGAGGCGTCAAGGAGGACCTGTCCGAGCTCACTAAATCCTTTACCCGTCAGCTCTGGGGCGTCGCCTCCTTCCTCGCTCCTCCCCCGCCAGATCAtccgtcttcctcctcctctcctcctGCTGCTGCGGCGGCTGCTGGTGGTGGGAGTTCCGCTCCATCcgacccggcttccggttcttTTGTCAAGGAATCTGCTGACAATGCTGAGATCCCCGGCGAATCTCCGCGGATGTCCGGGATCCGCAGTGATCTTTCAGAGATCGGCGGGAGGTTCAGGACGGAGATCTCCAGACTGGCTTCCGGCAATAAGGCCGTCAGTGAGATCTCGAGATTTGCTTCGAGTTTCTTGCCGTTTGGTTCAGGGGATGAGGAGGGTTACTCGGAGGGAATTAGGGATGAGGCTATCGCTGGGGCCGTCGGTGTCACGGAGGAGGTGCTGACCTTCGCTAGGAACATATCGATGCACCCAGAGACATGGCTGGATTTCCCTTTGTTTAcggatgatgaagatgatgatg ATTTTGAGATGTCTGATGCCCAGCAGGATCATGCTTTGGCTGTTGAACGTCTGGCTCCAAGATTAGCAGCTTTGAGAATTGAACTTTGCCCTGGCCATATGAGTGAAGGATGCTTCTGGAAGATATATTTTGTCCTTCTGCATTCACGACTTAGTAAGCATGATGCTGAGCTACTGTCAACACCTCAA ATTGTACAGGCTAGAAGTATGTTGCAAGAATTGCAGAACCATGCAAAAACTACAACTGGCAGAACCGAAAGTTCAACCTATGCTGAGGAAACTGGTTCTAGGTTGCTACCTCAGGAAGGGACTTCAGTCTCTGATATTGAATCTTCATATAGGGGTGCAGCCTTGGAGCCATCTAAAAGTATAAATGTCGAAATTGAAAGTGAAAAACTGTCAACAAATAATGACTCAAGGTTTGTGGACAAATCGGTCATAGATGAAAAGTCCTTCATACAAAATGAGGATATACTGACACGAATCGTGCAAGTCTCAAGCGATGCTTTTGAGGAAGATGGTGATGATTGGTTGGAAGAAAGTGCAGAAATTAGTGGCTCTGGTCATGTAACCACTGCATTGGTGGATGAGGATGTATCGTTTAGTGACCTGGAGGAGGATGATGACAACTGTGTACCGACAAGATCCAATGCCAAAGATGCTTCTGCATCATCTGCAGATGGATCTAGAGGACGGGTCCAACTCAATGATGTTGCAGTGGAGGATCATCGCTCTACAGCCAGCAGTTACATGCTAGACAATAAAAATCTTTCAGCAAAGGACACAAAGGATGGTGATCCAGGGAAGCCTACGGAGGGTGGAGAGTCTAATGACTGGCTCAGTCTTGATGAGATTGATGTTGCTTGA